A single region of the Triticum dicoccoides isolate Atlit2015 ecotype Zavitan chromosome 2B, WEW_v2.0, whole genome shotgun sequence genome encodes:
- the LOC119361065 gene encoding 14 kDa proline-rich protein DC2.15-like → MAGAAALALAALEPLGPRRPSLVLAGRLQPSRLLGLKLGAEGRLEVQIGHPITRILPPPLHARHCLARRPTGAIHGNHRRERKGESDQISRSNGRLAGKASMALFLAVNLVVFSLASACGGNCPTPSMPTPSTPTPTPASFGRCPRDAVKIGLCVNALNLVKAELGAPPTLPCCPLLKGLVELEAALCLCTVLKANVLNIVKLNLPIDLSGILNDCGKKVPTGFKC, encoded by the exons ATGGCTGGCGCCGCCGCCCTAGCGCTTGCCGCCCTGGAACCGCTCGGGCCCCGCCGCCCTAGCCTCGTGCTCGCGGGCCGCTTGCAGCCGAGCCGCCTGCTCGGCCTCAAGCTTGGAGCGGAGGGACGCCTCGAGGTCCAGATCGGCCACCCCATCACCCGCATCCTCCCGCCGCCGCTCCATGCCCGACACTGCCTCGCTCGAAGACCCACGGGAGCGATCCATGGCAACCACCGCCgcgaaaggaagggagagag TGATCAGATCAGTCGCAGCAATGGCAGATTGGCAGGCAAGGCATCGATGGCGCTGTTCCTCGCCGTGAACCTGGTCGTGTTCTCCCTGGCCAGCGCGTGCGGGGGAAACTGCCCGACCCCGTCCATGCCCACCCCATCGACGCCCACGCCGACCCCGGCCTCGTTCGGCAGGTGCCCACGCGACGCGGTGAAGATAGGCTTGTGCGTCAACGCGCTGAACCTGGTGAAGGCCGAGCTGGGCGCGCCGCCCACGCTGCCCTGCTGCCCGCTGCTGAAGGGGCTCGTCGAGCTGGAGGCGGCCCTGTGCCTCTGCACGGTGCTCAAGGCCAACGTCCTCAACATCGTCAAGCTCAACCTCCCCATCGACCTCAGCGGCATCCTCAACGACTGCGGCAAGAAAGTGCCCACCGGATTCAAGTGCTAA